Sequence from the bacterium genome:
CGTAAGAGATTACCGCCTTGCTTAATTGATTAGAAGCAAATGGCTCAATCATCCCCTTTTTTGCCTGCTCCCTAATCCACCTATCTGATTTTACCATTTTTTTTATTCCACATTCCCCATTCCGCAATCCGCATTTTTATAAATAATTCTCTTCTATATGCTTTTTTCTTTGTTTTGCCCTTTCTACCCATTTGCTATCCGGATATTCCCTTATTAGCCTTCCATAAAATTCTACTGCCTTTATAAAGTCCCTTACCTTTGGATACCTATCATACATATCTGCAATGTAAAACCCTGCATCATCAGCGCCCTTTATCTTTGGATATTCATCCAAAACCTTCTTATATTCTACAATTGCTTGGATATAATCTCCAAGCTCTTTATAACTATCTCCAAGACCAATCTGAGCAGATACCCTTATTTCATCTGAATTTCTTATCTTTGGAGGAAGATAGGGAAACAAATCTGTAATGGTGCCTTGTTCTATCTCTTTAATTAACTTCATATATTCAACAATTGAGGTTTTATAATCCTTTTTGGAAAAAATAAGCTGGCAGGCAAGAAGCCTTGCCTCATATTTTAAGGCTGTTTTTGGGTATTCCTTTAACAGCTTGTTTATTACCTCAGAATCCTTCTTTGCCTCTCCTATGGTAAATAGAATTTTATCAGCAAAGCCTATTTTTGGTTTTTCTTTAATAAGGTTTTCAAGATATGCTATTCCTTCATCATTCATTCCAAGCGATATAAGCTTTACTCCAAAAAGATAA
This genomic interval carries:
- a CDS encoding tetratricopeptide repeat protein; translation: KREIPLLKKEEPKPAPLEYEVFKDDITIGEETKTFTEEEENYLFGVKLISLGMNDEGIAYLENLIKEKPKIGFADKILFTIGEAKKDSEVINKLLKEYPKTALKYEARLLACQLIFSKKDYKTSIVEYMKLIKEIEQGTITDLFPYLPPKIRNSDEIRVSAQIGLGDSYKELGDYIQAIVEYKKVLDEYPKIKGADDAGFYIADMYDRYPKVRDFIKAVEFYGRLIREYPDSKWVERAKQRKKHIEENYL